The Actinopolymorpha sp. NPDC004070 genome contains the following window.
AAGAGTGCTCACCCGACGGCGGCTCGGCGACCAGCCTCACGCCCAACAGCCCTAGCCTTGGGCGCGAAACGCCGGTCGAACCCCATTAGGGTCTGGTGCCGTGGTACGTCGATCCCGGGATCCGCGGCAGGCCCGCTTCCTCACTCTGGCCAGCCTGCGCTGGATGGTCCGGCACCGGGCCTGGACGCCTTACTACCTCCTGCGCTACTGGCGCTTTCTGCTGTTCCGGTTGCGGCACCCGCACGTTGTCACCGAGGGGTTCGTCTTCCTCGGCCGGCGGGTCGAGGTGCGCGCCCGGCGCGGCTACGGCCGGCTGGTCCTCGGCCGGTGGGTGCACCTGGGTGACGGCACCCGGCTGCACGCGCACGAGGGGACGCTCCGGATCGGCGACAAGTGCGTGCTGGGCCGGGACGTGACCGTCAACTGCTACCTCGACGTCGAGGTCGGCCGGTCCTGCCTGTTCGCCGACTGGGTCTACGTCTGCGACTTCGACCACGTGACCACCGACCTCGCCGTGCCCATCAAGGACCAGGGACTGGTCAAGTCACCGGTGCGGATCGGGCCGGACTGCTGGCTGGGTACGAAGGTGACAGTGGTGCGCGGCACGACGGTCGGCACCGGTGCGGTGCTTGCCGCGCACGCGGTCGTCCGCGGCGAGGTGCCCGACTACGGCGTGGCGGCGGGGGTCCCGGCCCGGGTGGTGAAGAACCGCCGGGACACCTACGCGGCGGAGTCGGGCAGACGGGCTTACCTCGAGGGCCTGGCCCGCGGTGCCGAGGAGGCCGCCGGCCGGGCGGCACGAGGTGCCGGGAGCGAGGCCCGGCCGGGTCAGCCGGTGCGGGGCTCGTCCTGACCGGCGGTCTCCGGCTCGGCGGGGCGTTCGGTCCGCTCGTGGGTCCGGTCCGCGGCCCGGTCCTCCTCGCCTGTGCCCCGGCCGACTGAGACGACCCGGAGCGCGTCCCGGAGCGCCGACTGCTGCTCGGGGTTCATCGCCTCGATGAAGTAGACCAGCGCGGTCGCCGGTCCGGCGGCGGCCGACCAGGCGTCGTGCATGCGGGCGGCGGTGTAGGAGTCGCGGGACATCACCGGTGTGTAGACGTACGCCCGGCCGGCGGCCTCCCGGCGCAGCCAGCCCTTGCGGTACAGCTTGTCCAGGACGGTCATCACGGTGGTGTGGGCGAGCGGTCGCTCCGGCGCCAGCATCCGGCGGACCTCCCGCACCTGCAGGGGGCGGTCGGCCGCCCACAGATGGAACATCACCTGCTCCTCGAGCTCACCGAAGGACCGCATCTGCCCTCCCGCACCTGTCCGCCGGCATCCGGCCCGAGTTCTGGCCGGTGTGATCTGCGTCACATGTCAAGGCCGAGTTGCTATCGATCATCGTAGATGTCTCCAGCCGGCCCGTCGGGGCTGTACCAAAAGAACAAATCGGTATTCTCGGCGCTCTTCGTCGAAGCGGTGTCTTTTCGTGAAAGCTCACGTGGAAGCGGCTTTCCTGCCGGTATGAAACCGCCCGGCCGCAGTCCGTGCCCATGGAGTCGCGACTATATCCGGGTGCGGTGTTGCGCACCACTACGATCGCGCATCGTAGACAGCGAGGAAACGCGGGCTGGAAAGTGTCGAAGGTCATCTGTTAGACCTGTCGCCGGACCCGTTGACCTGGGGATTCGTACAGAATTCACCACTTGTCTGCTGGTTCTGTAAACGTCCGCAATGACACCCGGTTCCTTGTCGGGGAGGCGGCTACTGCGCCGCCGCGCCTGGGTGACTCACGCCCGCACCAGGGCACGGTACGCCACATTTCCGCGCGGTACGCGTGGCGGTGAGGGCTGCCGTCGAACGATCGAGGAAGCGTTGGATTCTTTCCTGAGACGCCTACGCGCCCTGTGGGGCGTCCGCTGGCGCAACATTCCCTTGACAGCAGCGGCCGGAATTGTCGCTGTCGCCCTGGTCGCCGGCGGACTCGCCCTGGCGTTCGGCGCGGGTTCGCGGCCGGTGAACACCGCACTGAGCGCGTCCACCGGTGAGAACAAGCCCGCCGCCGGCGCGGTCGAACGCATCGACGCAGCGGCCGCGATCGCGAAGGAGTCCGCGGCGAAGAAGGCCGCGCAGGAGAAGGCCGCCGCCGAGCAGGCCGAGCGGGCCCGCGCCGCCAAGCAGCGGGCCGCCCGGTCCGAGCAGCGGCGTGCGCTGGCCGAGCAGGCCGCCGCGAAGAAGGCCGCGCAGAAGCGGGCCGCGGCGAAGAAGGCCGCCGCGAAGAAGCGGGCGGCCGAGCGCGCCGCCGCCGAGCGGGCCGCGGAGGAGAGAGCCGCCGCGAAGAAGCTTGCCCTGAAGAAGATCGCCCTGAAGAAGGCCGCCGCGAAGAAGGCCGCGCTGGCGGCCCAGAAGGCGCGGCAGTGGGTGCTTCCGCTGACGTCCTACGAGCTCACCGGCCGATTCGGGCAGAGCGGCAGCAACTGGGCCTCCTTCCACCACGGACTCGACTTCGCCGCCGACACCGGTACGCCGATCCACGCGGTCGGCCGGGGCGAGATCATCAGCGCCGGTTGGCAGAACGCCTACGGGAACGCGATCGAGATCCGCCACCCGGACGGCACGGTGACGCTGTACGGCCACATGTCCCGGTTCGCGAAGACCGGCGGCAGCGTCAGGGCCGGCGACGTGATCGGTTACGTCGGCGCGACCGGGAACGTCACCGGCCCGCACTGCCACCTCGAGGTCCGTCCGCACGGCGGCGGTCTCGACGAAGCGGTGGACCCGTTCGTCTGGCTGAAGAACAAGGGCCTGAACCCCTGAGCGACGGCTCGACCTGAAACGCCCCACGGCGACACACCCCCCGCACGCTGCCCCAGGACCGCCCCGGTGGTCCTGGGGCAGCGTCGTGTCCGCCTCGGGTTGATTACTTAGCAAGGCTAAGTTAGCCTGGCTAAGCAATGTCTGGTCAGTACGAATCTCGCTCCGAAGCGCCCATCGAGTCCCGCACCGCCGTCGGCACGGTCAGCCCTGCCGGTTCGGCCGGGCCTGTCGGTTCCGTCGGCGTGGGGCCGCTCGCCCGGGAGCTTCGCCCCCTGGTGTACCGGCTGTACGACGTCGTTCGCCGGCACACACCCGATCTGGGCGTCACCCTCACCCAGGGCTCTGTCCTGAGCGTCCTGGTACACGACGGTCCCCAGACGATGAGCGCCCTCGCCGCCCGCGAAGGTGTCCGCCAGCCGTCGATGACCAACGTCGTGAGCCGGCTCGAACGCGCGGGCTACGTGCGCCGCCGACCGGCCCAACACGACCGGCGGATGGTGGTCGTGACCGCGACCGCCAAGGCCCGCACCGACCTGGCCCGGGCCGTCGTGGCGCGGGAGGAGTTTCTCCGCGAGCGGCTGACCCGGCTCGGCCCCGGTGAGCGCGAGGCCGTCCAGGCCGCGCTGCCCGCACTGGCCCGGCTGGTCGCCGCCGATCCGCTCACCGCCGATCCGCTCACCACCGATCCGCTCACCGCCGATCCGCTCACCACCGATCCGGTCGCCACGGGCGATCCCGAGCCGGTGAGCACCGACCAGTGAGACGTACTCCGAACCCGTTCAAGCGAAGGAAGGTTCTCCTCCCGTGTCCCACGATGTGAAGTTGCTCGACGCCGTTCGCGGCCAGCCGCGTTCGGTGTGGGTGGTCGCGTTCGCGGCGGTCATCGCGTTCATGGGAATTGGGCTCGTCGACCCGATCCTGCTCTCCATCGCGAAGGGCCTGAACGCGACTCCGAGCCAGGTCACGTTGCTGTTCGCGTCGTACCTCGTGGTGCAGGTTCTCGCGATGCTCTTCACCGGCGTCCTCGCGGCGAAGTACGGCGGCAAGCGCACCATGCTGGCCGGGCTGGCGCTGATCGTGGTGTTCGCCGGCCTGTGCGCGCTGGCCGGATCGATCAGCCAGCTCGTCGCCCTGCGGGCGTTCTGGGGACTCGGGAACGCGTTGTTCATCGCGACCGCGCTGTCCACGATCGTGGCCGCGGCGGCGGGCGGGCAGACCGCCGCGATCCTGCTCTACGAGGCGGCGCTCGGCCTCGGCATCTCCGCCGGGCCGCTGGTGGGCGCGCTGTTGGGCAGCATTTCCTGGCGCGGCCCGTTCGTCGGTACGTCCTTCCTGATGCTGGTCGCCCTGGTGCTGACCGCGACCATGCTGGTCCGGGACCGGCCGAGCACGCAGCGGGTCTCGGTGAGCGCGCCGTTCAGGGCGCTTCGCGACCGCCGGCTGCTGCTGGTGGCACTGTCCGCGCTGCTCTACACGTACGCCTTCTTCACCGTGCTGGCCTGGACGCCGTTCGTCCTCGGGTACGGCGCGTTCGCGGTCGGCGGGATCTTCTTCGGCTGGGGTCTGATGGTCGCGGTCTGCGGCGTCGTCGTCGGCCCGCGGCTGGCCGCGAGGATCGGCGAGCGCAACGCGACCATGCTGGCTCTCGCGATGTACGCCCTGCTCATGCTGGCGTTCGTCTGGGGTTCGGTGCCGGTCGTCGTGGTGGCGACCATCGCCTCAGGTATCGCCTCGGGCTGCCTGAACACCTTCCTCACCGGCATGGCGATGTCGGTCTCGGACGCACCCCGCCCGATCGCCAGCGCCGGCTACAACTTCCTGCGCTGGATGGGTGGTGCGGCCGCGGCGATCCTGGTCGGCCACATCGCCGAGTGGGGCGGCTCCCAGCGGGCGCCGTTCGTCGTGGCGGCCGTGCTGTGTGCCGGCGCGGTGGGCATGATGTACGCCGGCCGCGAGCCGAACCCGCACGAGGTGCCGGCCGAGGCCGTGGTGGTCGGCGAGCAGGTCTAGCCGTTCACCCGTACGTGCACGAGCAGGTCGAGGCTGGTGTCCAGGTCGTCCGGGGACAGCACGAAGTCGGCCGCCGTCAGGGACGCGACGAACGTCGCCAGCTCCCCTGACCAGGCGGCCGGCTCGTCGGCCAGCTGGGCCTTCACCAGGTCGCCGTGCCGGCGTTCCCAGTGCTCGATGCGCGGGCCGTGCCGCAGCCCGGTCATCGTGACGAGCTCGAGATCGAGGTCCGCGGCTGGCCGCTCGACCAGGGCGCGGAGCTCGGGCGCGGTGAGCTCCTTGGCGTGGCAGATGTTGCCGGGCGGGAAGGTCAGGTGGTTCGGCGTGGACCAGGCCAGCATGCCGCCGGGCTCGGTGACCCGGGCGCACTCGGCGACGAACGCGGGCTGGTTCCACAGATGCTCGATCGTCTGCAGGCTGACCACCGCGCCGAAGGACCGGTCGGCGAACGGCAGCTGGACGAGGTTGCCGCGCACCAGCCGTACGTCGGGGTAGGTCGCGGCGGCGTGCGCGGCGGCCGCAGCGTCGTAGTCGACGCCCACCACGGTCGCTCCCGGGCAGACCGAGCCCAGCGAGTCGTACAGACTCCGCGCGCCGTAGCCCTCACCGCAGCCGGCGTCCAGCACCCGCGGCTTCCGCCCACCGGGTGAAGCGTGTCCGGCCTGTGCGGCGTGTTCGGCCAGCAGGCCGGCCGCCCAGTCGTAGCCGACCACGTGCCGGGCGAACCAGTAGGTCTCGTGCCAGATGCCGGGCATGGTGCGCTCACCGGTGAGGGGCAGGTCCGGCACGTTCGGCTCTCCTCTGCTCGTCCCGGAGCATGGGAGATTCCGGCCCGGGTGACGGTCAGGCTACTTGCGCCGGCCAGCCGGGCGGTGCCGGACCGCGGGTCCTGTTTCGGCCCCGTGTGCGCGGGCCGCGCCTCCCCTCCGCAGGGTGTCCTCGGCCAGACTGGACCGCGAACGTGTACCCGGGACAAGACGGAGAGCCGGAACTCATGGCAGACCAGAACACCGACGGTTTCTACACCAACCTCAGCTGCGGCGCGCTCGGGATCAAGCCGGGCTTCGAGGCCGCCGTCGACCTCGCGATCGAGTTCGGCTTCGGGGCGGTCGAGCCGGACGTCGGCTACCTCACCTCCTCACCCGCCGAGCAGGTCGAGGGGCTGCGATCGCGGCTCGCCGAGCACGGCGTGAAGTGGGGGAACGCCGGCCTGCCGGTCGACCTGAACGCGAACGCGGCGGCGTTCGCCTCCCAGCTGGACGCGCTGAACGACCAGGCCGTCCGGCTGGCGTCGTACGGCATCGACCGGGTGGGCACCTGGATCCGGCCGATGAGCAACACGCTGACCTACCGGCGCAACTTCCGCCGGCACGCCGAGCGGATCGCGCTCGTGGACGAGATCCTGGCCGGTGCCGGGGTGCGGTTCGGGCTGGAGTACGTCGGACCCAAGTCGTTCTGGAGCACCGAGCTGTACCCCTTCGTGCACACCCTCGCCGAGGCGCGCGAGCTCATCGACGCCGTGGGCAGCCCCAACGTCGGCCTCATCCTGGACACCTTCCACTGGTACACCTCCGGTGAGTCCGCGGCCGACATCGCCGAACTGTCCGCGCAGGAGGTGGTGGCCGTCGACCTCAACGACGCGCCCACCGGTCTGGAGCGTGACCAGCAGCAGGACGGTCAGCGCATGTTGCCCGGCGCGACCGGGGTGATCGACGTGGCCGGTTTCGTGGGTGCCCTGCGCAAGATCGGGTACGTCGGGCCGGTCAAGGTCGAGCCGTTCAACGCGGAGCTGCGGGCCATGGCTCCGCGTGACGCGGTGGCCAAGACCGCCGAGTCGCTGACCGCCGTTCTGTAGGACGCCTCGTACGCACGCCGGGTCCCGGGGAGGGCGCTCGTGCTCCCCGGGTGCCTGGCGGTTGCCCGCGAAGCTACTCACGGGTAACCTCGCGCCAGTCGGGTAGGTCCCGTCTACGGTTGGGGCGGAACCCCAGGCGAGCCAAGGACGCGAGTGAGGAGCCGGACGCGAGCATGAACATCGTGGTGTGTGTGAAGTACGTCCCGGACGCGACCGCGGAACGCGGCTTCGACGCCGGCGACCGGACCGTCGACCGGTCCGGCGTGCCCGGCCTGCTGTCGGAGCTGGACGAGTACGCCGTCGAGGCCGCCCTCAAGCTCGCCGACGCCGGCGACGCCGAGGTGACAGTCCTCACCGTCGGTCCCGCCGACGCCGCCGACGCGCTGAAGAAGAGCCTGCAGATGGGCGCGGGCAAGGCCGTGCATGTGCTCGACGACGCCATCCACGGCTCGGACTCGGTGGGCACGTCGCTGGTGTTGGCCGAGGCGGTCCGCAAGCTGGGCGCCGAGCAGCCGGTCGACCTCGTGCTGTGCGGGATGGCGTCCACCGACGGCAGCATGTCGGTGATCCCGGCGATGCTGGCCGAGCGGCTGGACCTGCCGCAGGTCACCTTCGCCAGTGAGCTCGAGGTCGGTGACGGCACGGTACGGATCCGCCGCGACGGCGAGGCCGCCACCGAGACCGTCGAGGCCTCCCTGCCGGCCGTGGTCTCGGTCACCGACCAGGCCAACGAGCCCCGCTACCCGTCGTTCAAGGGCATCATGGCGGCGAAGAAGAAGCCGGTGCAGACCTGG
Protein-coding sequences here:
- a CDS encoding sugar phosphate isomerase/epimerase family protein; amino-acid sequence: MADQNTDGFYTNLSCGALGIKPGFEAAVDLAIEFGFGAVEPDVGYLTSSPAEQVEGLRSRLAEHGVKWGNAGLPVDLNANAAAFASQLDALNDQAVRLASYGIDRVGTWIRPMSNTLTYRRNFRRHAERIALVDEILAGAGVRFGLEYVGPKSFWSTELYPFVHTLAEARELIDAVGSPNVGLILDTFHWYTSGESAADIAELSAQEVVAVDLNDAPTGLERDQQQDGQRMLPGATGVIDVAGFVGALRKIGYVGPVKVEPFNAELRAMAPRDAVAKTAESLTAVL
- a CDS encoding acyltransferase; this translates as MVRRSRDPRQARFLTLASLRWMVRHRAWTPYYLLRYWRFLLFRLRHPHVVTEGFVFLGRRVEVRARRGYGRLVLGRWVHLGDGTRLHAHEGTLRIGDKCVLGRDVTVNCYLDVEVGRSCLFADWVYVCDFDHVTTDLAVPIKDQGLVKSPVRIGPDCWLGTKVTVVRGTTVGTGAVLAAHAVVRGEVPDYGVAAGVPARVVKNRRDTYAAESGRRAYLEGLARGAEEAAGRAARGAGSEARPGQPVRGSS
- a CDS encoding BlaI/MecI/CopY family transcriptional regulator, which translates into the protein MRSFGELEEQVMFHLWAADRPLQVREVRRMLAPERPLAHTTVMTVLDKLYRKGWLRREAAGRAYVYTPVMSRDSYTAARMHDAWSAAAGPATALVYFIEAMNPEQQSALRDALRVVSVGRGTGEEDRAADRTHERTERPAEPETAGQDEPRTG
- a CDS encoding M23 family metallopeptidase; translation: MDSFLRRLRALWGVRWRNIPLTAAAGIVAVALVAGGLALAFGAGSRPVNTALSASTGENKPAAGAVERIDAAAAIAKESAAKKAAQEKAAAEQAERARAAKQRAARSEQRRALAEQAAAKKAAQKRAAAKKAAAKKRAAERAAAERAAEERAAAKKLALKKIALKKAAAKKAALAAQKARQWVLPLTSYELTGRFGQSGSNWASFHHGLDFAADTGTPIHAVGRGEIISAGWQNAYGNAIEIRHPDGTVTLYGHMSRFAKTGGSVRAGDVIGYVGATGNVTGPHCHLEVRPHGGGLDEAVDPFVWLKNKGLNP
- a CDS encoding electron transfer flavoprotein subunit beta/FixA family protein; amino-acid sequence: MNIVVCVKYVPDATAERGFDAGDRTVDRSGVPGLLSELDEYAVEAALKLADAGDAEVTVLTVGPADAADALKKSLQMGAGKAVHVLDDAIHGSDSVGTSLVLAEAVRKLGAEQPVDLVLCGMASTDGSMSVIPAMLAERLDLPQVTFASELEVGDGTVRIRRDGEAATETVEASLPAVVSVTDQANEPRYPSFKGIMAAKKKPVQTWSLADLGVDAGAVGLAAAWTAVDSFEARPPRQKGTVVTDEGDGGQRLVAYLAEQRFV
- a CDS encoding MarR family transcriptional regulator, whose translation is MSGQYESRSEAPIESRTAVGTVSPAGSAGPVGSVGVGPLARELRPLVYRLYDVVRRHTPDLGVTLTQGSVLSVLVHDGPQTMSALAAREGVRQPSMTNVVSRLERAGYVRRRPAQHDRRMVVVTATAKARTDLARAVVAREEFLRERLTRLGPGEREAVQAALPALARLVAADPLTADPLTTDPLTADPLTTDPVATGDPEPVSTDQ
- a CDS encoding MFS transporter, producing the protein MSHDVKLLDAVRGQPRSVWVVAFAAVIAFMGIGLVDPILLSIAKGLNATPSQVTLLFASYLVVQVLAMLFTGVLAAKYGGKRTMLAGLALIVVFAGLCALAGSISQLVALRAFWGLGNALFIATALSTIVAAAAGGQTAAILLYEAALGLGISAGPLVGALLGSISWRGPFVGTSFLMLVALVLTATMLVRDRPSTQRVSVSAPFRALRDRRLLLVALSALLYTYAFFTVLAWTPFVLGYGAFAVGGIFFGWGLMVAVCGVVVGPRLAARIGERNATMLALAMYALLMLAFVWGSVPVVVVATIASGIASGCLNTFLTGMAMSVSDAPRPIASAGYNFLRWMGGAAAAILVGHIAEWGGSQRAPFVVAAVLCAGAVGMMYAGREPNPHEVPAEAVVVGEQV
- a CDS encoding class I SAM-dependent methyltransferase translates to MPDLPLTGERTMPGIWHETYWFARHVVGYDWAAGLLAEHAAQAGHASPGGRKPRVLDAGCGEGYGARSLYDSLGSVCPGATVVGVDYDAAAAAHAAATYPDVRLVRGNLVQLPFADRSFGAVVSLQTIEHLWNQPAFVAECARVTEPGGMLAWSTPNHLTFPPGNICHAKELTAPELRALVERPAADLDLELVTMTGLRHGPRIEHWERRHGDLVKAQLADEPAAWSGELATFVASLTAADFVLSPDDLDTSLDLLVHVRVNG